The Armatimonadota bacterium genome contains a region encoding:
- a CDS encoding carbohydrate kinase family protein, which yields MSAPIGVFGTVVMDRFRHIMEMPKVGGYAEYHHEALQLGGEAANTAVALHRLGQSVVLRSNYVGNGQHIHPWLIENGIDVHGCPISDSPEPSCDIYLTPDGERTMFGRQLLAPDSVPWGNDIEWVSCDPNLGEASREELRRAFRQGKKTYGMDFFQPDDPYDCITIWQSSTDWWGNKGNLHDNHDAFAAFTDEYGFNGILTAGAQGCLAGRGDALRHYPAFRIPQVVDATGCGDCFRAGVIAGLNEGKPFEEALMLGAAVGALNATKEGASAGAPTMLEALQLIAEQPEISAAYRPR from the coding sequence GTGAGCGCGCCTATTGGAGTCTTTGGAACGGTGGTCATGGACCGGTTTCGGCACATCATGGAAATGCCGAAAGTTGGAGGTTATGCCGAATATCACCACGAGGCCTTACAGCTTGGCGGGGAGGCCGCAAACACTGCTGTAGCACTGCATCGACTTGGGCAAAGCGTCGTCCTTCGATCCAACTATGTCGGTAATGGGCAGCACATCCACCCTTGGCTAATCGAAAATGGAATCGACGTTCACGGTTGTCCAATCAGCGATTCACCCGAACCTAGCTGTGACATCTACCTCACGCCTGACGGTGAACGGACGATGTTCGGGAGACAGCTTCTAGCACCGGATTCAGTGCCGTGGGGAAATGACATCGAGTGGGTTTCGTGTGATCCGAATCTAGGCGAAGCCAGCCGTGAAGAGTTGCGACGAGCCTTTCGCCAAGGCAAAAAGACTTACGGTATGGACTTCTTTCAACCAGACGATCCATACGACTGCATTACGATCTGGCAATCGAGCACCGATTGGTGGGGCAACAAGGGCAACCTGCATGACAATCATGATGCGTTTGCAGCGTTCACAGATGAATATGGGTTCAACGGGATTCTGACTGCTGGTGCACAAGGGTGCCTCGCTGGCAGAGGTGACGCGCTCAGACATTATCCTGCCTTCAGAATTCCACAGGTAGTTGACGCCACGGGCTGTGGCGATTGTTTTAGAGCGGGAGTGATTGCGGGGTTGAACGAAGGAAAGCCATTTGAGGAGGCACTGATGCTCGGTGCTGCGGTCGGGGCGTTGAACGCTACAAAGGAAGGCGCCAGTGCAGGCGCGCCGACGATGCTTGAAGCACTACAATTGATTGCGGAGCAACCAGAAATCTCTGCGGCTTATCGCCCGAGATAG
- a CDS encoding RNA polymerase sigma factor RpoD/SigA has product MTRHTSADSDDGHNSYWGRLTQAPLLTPEEEVSLTLAAQRGDEQARERLIESNMRLVINIARSYRCQAIPLEDLIQEGAIGLMHAVKRFDPTKGFRFSTYATHWIRQSIGRALDGKSKAIRLPAHISQSIRRIERERLRLTRELGHEPTHDQLAKAIGLSPRKLTHLMVASQDLLSLDMRIGDTEQTTLGAMIHDTNCENPEDEVLFAERTVELQEILKELNEREQRVMSQRLRLEDNEEVTMLRDQLANEMRVSRERIRQIELSAIKKLRILAQQRKLRDYLGR; this is encoded by the coding sequence TTGACGCGGCACACTTCAGCCGACTCGGATGACGGGCACAACAGCTATTGGGGACGACTTACCCAAGCGCCGTTGCTGACGCCTGAGGAAGAGGTCTCACTCACCCTCGCCGCTCAGCGTGGCGACGAGCAAGCTCGTGAGCGCCTCATCGAATCCAATATGCGCCTCGTGATCAACATTGCGCGGAGCTATCGTTGCCAAGCGATTCCTCTTGAAGATTTGATCCAGGAAGGCGCGATTGGGCTCATGCACGCCGTCAAGCGATTTGATCCTACAAAGGGCTTCCGATTCTCGACTTATGCCACGCACTGGATTCGCCAGTCCATCGGTAGGGCGCTCGATGGTAAGTCCAAGGCGATCCGATTGCCAGCTCACATTTCACAATCCATCCGCAGGATTGAGCGCGAACGACTACGCTTGACCCGCGAGTTAGGACACGAACCCACGCACGATCAGCTGGCCAAAGCAATTGGACTCAGCCCCAGAAAACTCACCCATTTGATGGTTGCATCGCAGGATTTGCTGAGCCTTGACATGCGAATCGGCGACACTGAGCAAACAACTTTGGGAGCGATGATCCACGACACCAACTGCGAGAACCCGGAAGACGAAGTGCTGTTCGCTGAACGGACCGTTGAGCTCCAAGAAATCCTGAAAGAGTTGAACGAAAGAGAGCAGCGCGTTATGTCGCAAAGACTTCGGTTAGAAGACAATGAGGAAGTGACAATGCTCCGAGATCAGCTCGCTAACGAAATGCGAGTCAGCCGCGAGCGAATCCGTCAGATAGAGCTTTCAGCGATCAAAAAGCTGAGAATCCTCGCCCAACAGCGCAAACTCCGCGACTATCTCGGGCGATAA
- a CDS encoding stage II sporulation protein M, with protein sequence MNETEFVNSNKEEWEELRNLSLRLQVSPGTLLPREIERFLELYRKATSDLARARAESTNPDLIGSLNNLVAQGYSSFYSKPKRKVGAGILNAIVFCAQAFRRQYRFVLLSLFTVIAGTMVASLTLANRPDLRYAVIPPSEEELFTQWKKAEFEQRSGGENLSMLAMYASNNPNVSLRTAAIGASTLGIGSAYSLWQNGILLGALGQDMRSVGKLGFLATSLAPHGATELSGMIISGASGYSLGWAILVPGRRRRIDSLVEKSKDAMALFVMGVVMMYIAAPFEAFFSFSPAFSQPLKAIVGLIIFALWMSFWLFAGRTKKNVSKIRSFVREPSTQPLEYSGWQNVRGDQSEDALETERVQA encoded by the coding sequence TTGAACGAAACAGAATTTGTAAACTCAAATAAGGAGGAGTGGGAAGAGCTCAGGAACCTCAGTCTCCGGCTTCAAGTTTCGCCGGGTACTTTGCTGCCGCGAGAAATCGAGAGGTTTCTTGAGTTGTACCGAAAGGCGACAAGCGACCTTGCCCGAGCACGTGCCGAGTCTACGAATCCAGATCTTATTGGGAGCCTGAATAACCTCGTTGCTCAAGGATATTCCTCGTTCTATTCAAAGCCAAAGCGCAAAGTTGGCGCAGGAATTCTAAATGCAATCGTATTCTGCGCGCAGGCGTTTCGACGGCAATACCGGTTCGTTTTGCTCAGCCTGTTCACCGTGATCGCCGGTACGATGGTCGCGAGTTTGACTTTGGCCAATCGCCCAGACTTGCGATATGCGGTCATTCCACCAAGCGAGGAAGAGCTGTTTACACAATGGAAGAAGGCGGAGTTTGAGCAGAGATCCGGCGGAGAGAATCTCTCAATGCTCGCGATGTATGCGAGCAACAACCCGAATGTTTCGCTGAGAACCGCGGCAATTGGCGCCTCGACACTAGGGATCGGCTCAGCATACTCGCTTTGGCAGAACGGCATTTTGCTTGGGGCATTGGGGCAAGACATGAGGTCGGTGGGCAAGCTAGGATTTTTGGCCACATCACTTGCTCCGCATGGTGCGACGGAACTCTCTGGGATGATCATTTCAGGTGCATCGGGCTACTCCTTGGGGTGGGCAATTCTCGTGCCTGGTCGCAGGCGGCGAATCGACTCACTCGTCGAAAAATCCAAAGATGCGATGGCCCTCTTTGTCATGGGGGTGGTCATGATGTACATCGCAGCGCCGTTCGAAGCTTTCTTTAGCTTCAGCCCAGCATTTAGCCAACCATTGAAAGCGATCGTTGGGTTGATCATTTTCGCACTTTGGATGTCCTTCTGGTTGTTTGCCGGCAGGACGAAGAAGAATGTGAGCAAGATCCGCTCGTTTGTCCGCGAGCCGTCAACCCAGCCGCTTGAATACTCGGGTTGGCAGAACGTACGTGGCGACCAATCGGAGGATGCTCTTGAAACGGAGCGGGTTCAAGCGTAG
- a CDS encoding glycosyltransferase — protein MPKVSVLLTSYNHRDFLPLAVESLRAQTFKDFEILALDDGSTDGSREWIAEQPDLIPHFHPKNLGTYGNLNFGIEHSKGEYIAVFNDDDLWGPEKLAQQVQALDSNAKAGLVHTAGWFIDDQGNEIPGAPLGFPWPKTESGDVYLDLMERNKIIASSVMFRRSITEKVGLFEPGFWGCGDWDMWLRIAQVSEVVHIDQPLTFYRVHPNQACRFEDRMNEDGVVIRTKLAKIADEMAKISARHQQAFAHNFACLGTEMMWRGNRAEARRNYLESLRLNPLRFKSILRLVATYVLPTRVFKRLG, from the coding sequence ATGCCGAAAGTATCTGTACTGCTCACCAGCTACAATCACCGCGATTTTTTGCCCCTCGCCGTCGAATCGTTGCGTGCCCAGACTTTTAAGGACTTTGAGATTCTCGCCCTCGACGATGGGTCGACCGACGGCTCCCGCGAGTGGATCGCCGAGCAACCCGATCTGATCCCGCACTTTCATCCCAAAAATCTGGGCACCTACGGAAACCTGAATTTTGGAATTGAGCATTCGAAGGGTGAGTACATTGCGGTTTTCAACGACGACGATCTTTGGGGGCCGGAGAAGTTAGCGCAACAAGTTCAAGCGCTCGATTCAAACGCGAAGGCAGGATTGGTACACACTGCCGGGTGGTTCATCGACGACCAAGGCAACGAGATTCCAGGTGCGCCGCTTGGGTTTCCTTGGCCCAAGACCGAATCTGGTGATGTGTATCTGGACTTGATGGAGCGCAACAAAATCATCGCGAGCTCAGTGATGTTCCGCCGTTCAATCACCGAAAAAGTGGGGCTGTTTGAGCCCGGATTTTGGGGATGCGGCGATTGGGATATGTGGCTGCGAATCGCACAAGTTTCAGAAGTGGTCCATATCGATCAGCCACTAACGTTTTACCGAGTTCATCCAAATCAGGCGTGTCGGTTTGAAGACCGAATGAATGAAGATGGAGTGGTCATTCGCACCAAGTTGGCAAAGATCGCCGATGAGATGGCAAAGATATCGGCGCGTCACCAGCAAGCTTTCGCACATAACTTCGCTTGTCTCGGCACCGAGATGATGTGGCGCGGTAACCGGGCTGAAGCGCGAAGAAATTACCTTGAGTCGCTACGCTTGAACCCGCTCCGTTTCAAGAGCATCCTCCGATTGGTCGCCACGTACGTTCTGCCAACCCGAGTATTCAAGCGGCTGGGTTGA
- a CDS encoding VOC family protein, with protein MASSFSQLILDVENLDRSLQFYEGILHLSVQHHSNLDGVKLASLLAGKTEVILVQRSPFEQNSAYDRAGGVVLNFNVNNLLGLFTEIQDTGIKVLRNVESTSLGERSLLVADPDGYAVMLSENSALMN; from the coding sequence ATGGCCTCGTCGTTCAGCCAACTCATTTTAGATGTCGAGAATTTGGATCGTTCGCTCCAGTTCTATGAGGGCATCTTGCACCTATCGGTTCAGCACCACTCGAACCTCGATGGCGTTAAGTTGGCGTCGTTGCTCGCGGGAAAAACCGAAGTGATTTTGGTCCAACGCTCGCCATTTGAACAAAACAGCGCATATGATCGGGCTGGTGGAGTCGTGCTCAACTTCAATGTAAACAACCTTCTAGGTCTGTTCACCGAGATTCAAGATACTGGAATCAAGGTTTTGCGAAACGTTGAATCGACCTCGTTGGGCGAGCGGTCGTTGTTGGTGGCCGACCCAGACGGTTACGCCGTCATGCTGAGCGAAAATTCCGCTTTGATGAATTAA
- the efp gene encoding elongation factor P codes for MAMKIDGATYVLVEFQHVKPGKGGAFVRTRLRRVDNGNVIEKTFRSGEKVDAVFLEKKELQFLYKNDIDQEAVLMDLESYDQLYVPLNILGQGAEFLKEESKIIGLAVDDQVITYELPNFVELRIVEAEPGIKGDTVSGSSTKGAVVETGAKVQVPYHINEGDTIKIDTRDGNYIERVNKK; via the coding sequence ATGGCCATGAAGATTGACGGCGCAACCTATGTGCTCGTCGAATTTCAGCATGTAAAACCCGGAAAGGGCGGCGCATTTGTTCGCACAAGACTTCGCCGAGTCGATAACGGGAACGTCATCGAAAAGACCTTCCGATCGGGTGAAAAGGTGGATGCGGTGTTCCTTGAAAAGAAGGAATTGCAGTTCCTCTACAAGAACGATATCGACCAAGAAGCGGTCTTGATGGACTTGGAAAGCTACGATCAGCTCTATGTCCCGCTGAACATTCTGGGGCAAGGAGCCGAGTTTTTGAAGGAAGAAAGCAAGATCATCGGGCTAGCCGTCGACGATCAAGTCATTACTTATGAACTTCCAAACTTTGTAGAGCTTCGTATTGTTGAGGCAGAGCCAGGCATCAAGGGAGATACCGTTAGCGGAAGCTCGACCAAGGGCGCGGTAGTTGAAACTGGTGCTAAAGTTCAAGTGCCTTATCATATCAATGAAGGCGACACGATCAAGATAGATACCCGCGACGGTAACTATATCGAACGCGTCAACAAGAAATAA
- the nusB gene encoding transcription antitermination factor NusB, with the protein MSDELNPEEQEQPVKLVRSRRLARESAFQALYEIDTAETEVDEAIQSATNREPFVPEAIEYIESLVKGTVEQLEVIDEQISALLSKNWDLSRIAKVDRAILRMAFFELDHIESMPPKVTISEAVIMAKKFGSEESGRFVNGVLGKYLPSSSKAVWDPSKVGTSTLSEDDEQTPQPIEVDHMDVEEGSEEHELLRKGGWLLKRDS; encoded by the coding sequence ATGAGTGACGAATTGAATCCGGAGGAGCAGGAACAGCCGGTTAAATTGGTTCGGAGCCGACGGTTGGCGCGTGAATCAGCGTTTCAAGCATTGTACGAAATCGATACTGCCGAAACAGAGGTTGATGAAGCGATTCAATCGGCGACAAATCGCGAACCGTTTGTTCCAGAAGCGATCGAGTACATCGAATCACTCGTCAAGGGCACGGTCGAACAACTTGAAGTCATTGATGAGCAAATCTCAGCACTTCTCTCAAAGAATTGGGATTTGAGCCGAATCGCCAAAGTCGATCGAGCGATCTTGCGCATGGCGTTTTTCGAGCTCGATCACATCGAGTCGATGCCACCCAAGGTGACGATCAGCGAAGCGGTGATCATGGCGAAGAAATTCGGCTCCGAAGAAAGCGGCCGGTTCGTAAACGGCGTTTTGGGCAAATATCTCCCGAGTTCCTCGAAGGCAGTCTGGGACCCGAGCAAAGTTGGCACTTCGACACTCAGCGAAGACGATGAGCAAACCCCACAACCAATAGAAGTGGATCACATGGACGTAGAGGAAGGTTCTGAGGAACATGAATTACTGCGAAAAGGTGGTTGGTTACTTAAGCGCGATTCGTAG
- the accC gene encoding acetyl-CoA carboxylase biotin carboxylase subunit, with amino-acid sequence MFKKVLIANRGEIAVRVIRSCKSLGIPTVAIYSEADRESLHVKLADEAICVGEATNTDSYLNLANVLMAVEISGADAVHPGYGYFSERQTFAESLERIGVKFIGPPPSAIFSMGDKAEAKKAAIKANCPVVPGSEDVVPTEQEAIELSETIGYPVLLKAVAGGGGRGIRRVDGPDDLVKQWKIAQAEAQASFGNGDMLVEKCVVEPRHVEVQVLFDEHGNGVYCFERECSIQNLRHQKIVEEAPFAGMPESLRKEMGEAAVRVAASVGYWNAGTVEFLVDKDYKFYFLEMNTRLQVEHPVTELITGLDLVHLQLRIAAGEKMPFSQNDLNINGHAIEARITAQDPDNDFAPSTGIVTQWMAPGGIGVRMDTHIYTGFLISPFYDPMIAKLIVYGPDRATAVNRLRVALDEFHVEGIKTNIPFLRRLVRTEGFISGEFSTAFVPQMMEVELVQ; translated from the coding sequence ATGTTCAAAAAAGTTCTGATTGCAAACCGTGGCGAAATCGCCGTACGTGTCATTCGATCCTGCAAATCGCTTGGCATCCCCACCGTCGCCATTTATAGCGAAGCGGACCGGGAGAGCCTCCACGTCAAGCTTGCCGACGAAGCGATCTGCGTAGGTGAAGCGACCAACACAGATTCGTATTTGAACCTCGCGAACGTTCTGATGGCGGTCGAAATCAGTGGGGCCGATGCCGTACACCCTGGTTATGGCTACTTCAGCGAACGACAAACTTTTGCTGAATCACTGGAGCGGATCGGAGTCAAATTCATTGGGCCTCCACCAAGCGCAATCTTTTCGATGGGTGATAAGGCAGAGGCCAAAAAGGCTGCGATCAAGGCGAATTGCCCTGTCGTGCCCGGTTCCGAAGACGTCGTCCCCACAGAGCAAGAAGCCATCGAGCTATCCGAAACGATTGGCTATCCAGTTCTGCTGAAAGCTGTTGCCGGCGGCGGAGGTCGCGGAATCCGACGTGTGGACGGACCCGACGATTTGGTCAAGCAGTGGAAGATTGCTCAAGCCGAAGCACAAGCGAGCTTTGGAAATGGCGACATGCTTGTCGAGAAGTGCGTTGTCGAACCGCGGCACGTCGAAGTTCAAGTGTTGTTCGACGAGCATGGCAATGGCGTCTACTGCTTTGAGCGCGAGTGCAGCATTCAGAACCTAAGACATCAGAAAATTGTCGAAGAGGCGCCCTTCGCCGGGATGCCAGAATCACTTCGCAAGGAGATGGGCGAAGCGGCTGTTCGAGTCGCGGCATCTGTTGGCTATTGGAACGCTGGAACGGTCGAGTTCTTGGTGGACAAAGACTACAAGTTCTATTTCCTCGAAATGAACACCCGGCTCCAAGTCGAGCACCCGGTCACCGAATTGATCACTGGCCTTGACCTGGTTCACTTGCAGCTTCGAATCGCAGCGGGAGAGAAGATGCCGTTCAGCCAAAATGACCTGAATATTAACGGTCACGCGATCGAAGCGAGAATCACCGCACAAGATCCGGACAACGACTTCGCTCCATCAACTGGCATCGTCACCCAATGGATGGCGCCTGGTGGAATTGGTGTCCGGATGGACACGCACATCTACACTGGCTTTTTGATCTCGCCATTTTATGACCCGATGATCGCCAAACTGATCGTCTACGGACCAGATCGGGCGACAGCAGTGAACCGACTTCGTGTGGCTCTAGATGAGTTTCATGTCGAAGGCATCAAGACCAATATCCCGTTCTTGCGGCGACTTGTTCGAACTGAAGGGTTCATCTCCGGTGAGTTTTCAACTGCGTTCGTGCCTCAAATGATGGAAGTCGAGCTCGTCCAATGA
- the dapF gene encoding diaminopimelate epimerase yields MRFWKYEAAGNDFVLVHHPGFQLDLEQLAQRTCSHHFGIGADGLLVLDKGQLRMFNPDGSEDFCGNGLRCAAVHAHEIGWLREHDVIHHFSRDVEVWITGPSSAKVNIGSGSFNPDAIPAITETEIFDYPVQLNGREWRISSLSTGSAHTIIDDQPFSDAEFFETGAALEHHLLFPERTSTMFVTTIAPGQLRMRPFERGVGETRACGTGSAAAAIVHSRKTGTTGTIEIFNTGGLVKVGLEHYESEVTLESEVRCVFSGAISSQVIQEIESRT; encoded by the coding sequence TTGAGATTCTGGAAGTACGAAGCTGCTGGGAATGACTTTGTTCTGGTTCACCATCCTGGGTTCCAACTAGATCTTGAGCAACTTGCCCAGCGCACCTGTTCACACCATTTTGGAATCGGCGCAGACGGGCTCTTGGTCCTAGACAAGGGCCAACTGCGCATGTTCAACCCCGATGGGAGCGAGGATTTTTGTGGAAACGGACTGCGCTGTGCGGCAGTCCACGCTCACGAGATCGGATGGCTCCGAGAACATGACGTCATCCACCACTTCTCTCGAGATGTGGAGGTTTGGATCACGGGCCCTTCATCGGCAAAGGTGAATATTGGCTCGGGCTCGTTCAATCCGGACGCGATTCCAGCGATCACCGAAACCGAGATCTTCGACTATCCAGTGCAATTGAACGGCCGAGAGTGGCGGATTTCGAGCTTATCTACCGGTTCAGCCCACACGATTATCGACGATCAACCGTTTTCCGACGCCGAGTTCTTTGAAACTGGTGCCGCTCTGGAACATCATCTGCTTTTCCCTGAGCGGACGAGCACAATGTTCGTCACGACGATCGCACCAGGGCAATTGAGGATGCGACCATTCGAGCGCGGGGTGGGTGAGACGAGGGCTTGTGGAACGGGTTCGGCCGCTGCGGCGATCGTCCATTCTAGGAAAACCGGGACCACTGGAACGATTGAAATCTTCAATACTGGCGGGCTCGTCAAGGTCGGCTTGGAGCACTATGAATCCGAAGTAACATTGGAATCCGAAGTGCGGTGCGTGTTCTCTGGTGCGATTTCGTCGCAAGTGATTCAGGAAATCGAATCTAGGACTTAA